From a single Aggregatilinea lenta genomic region:
- a CDS encoding DHH family phosphoesterase, with protein sequence MKLEWDAAAQLVGDSDRILIVTHLDPDGDAIGSLLGLTYALRGVGKTVIPAVDGGVPEDLRFLPGTADVLPALDEPDVDLVIVTDCSDTPRIGRVGEVALGLGVPVINLDHHVTNLQYGQINLVDATTVAASEGVLDWMDAVGIAIPDESAFCLLTGLVTDTLCFRTDNVKAETLGKAQRLMEQGAPLSEIVQRTVSRRTAAGMRLWQAAMPGMKLEDHVIWLVITRELYAQANYPGHDDAGLVGTLIQVDEAYISAVFKEKEDGAVETGFRAVPGFDTSQIALSLGGGGHKLASGATVAEPLETLVPRVIALLKAEALSKQPVIA encoded by the coding sequence ATGAAGCTTGAGTGGGATGCAGCCGCCCAATTGGTGGGCGACTCGGATCGTATTTTGATTGTGACGCACCTGGACCCCGACGGGGACGCCATCGGCTCGCTGCTGGGCCTGACCTACGCGCTGCGCGGCGTGGGTAAAACCGTGATCCCCGCCGTAGACGGCGGCGTGCCAGAGGATCTGCGCTTTTTGCCGGGCACGGCGGACGTGCTGCCCGCGCTCGATGAGCCGGACGTGGATCTGGTTATCGTCACCGATTGCAGCGACACACCGCGCATTGGGCGCGTGGGGGAGGTCGCGCTGGGGCTGGGCGTGCCGGTGATCAACCTGGATCACCACGTCACAAATTTGCAGTATGGGCAGATCAACCTCGTGGATGCCACGACTGTGGCCGCGTCCGAGGGCGTGCTCGACTGGATGGATGCCGTCGGCATCGCCATTCCCGACGAGTCGGCGTTCTGCCTGCTAACCGGTCTCGTAACCGATACGCTGTGCTTCCGCACCGACAACGTCAAGGCGGAGACACTCGGCAAGGCGCAGCGGTTGATGGAGCAGGGCGCGCCGCTCTCCGAGATCGTGCAGCGCACGGTCAGCCGCCGCACTGCCGCCGGGATGCGCCTGTGGCAGGCAGCCATGCCCGGCATGAAGCTGGAAGATCACGTCATCTGGCTGGTGATCACGCGCGAGCTGTACGCTCAGGCCAACTATCCCGGTCACGACGACGCGGGGCTGGTCGGCACGCTGATCCAGGTGGATGAGGCGTATATTTCCGCCGTGTTCAAGGAGAAGGAAGACGGTGCGGTTGAGACGGGCTTCCGGGCCGTACCGGGCTTCGATACGTCGCAGATCGCACTGTCGCTGGGCGGCGGCGGGCACAAGCTCGCATCCGGTGCAACGGTCGCGGAGCCGCTCGAAACGCTCGTGCCGCGCGTGATCGCGCTACTGAAAGCCGAAGCGCTCTCCAAGCAGCCGGTGATTGCCTGA
- a CDS encoding DinB family protein, whose translation MPEDLFAVEKILTILAETPVRLTALTDGLPLAPLHTPPAPGEWSANDILAHLRACADKWGDYMAWILTQDHPIFQAVNPRTWIKKTDYPDQAFHVSFRAFAAQREDLLAMLRPLTPEQCARAATVTGAGRPVERTVHNYADRMARHERPHVGQIERTIEAVRALKP comes from the coding sequence ATGCCGGAAGACCTGTTCGCCGTCGAGAAGATCCTGACCATCCTGGCTGAAACGCCCGTGCGCCTGACCGCGCTGACGGATGGCCTGCCGCTCGCTCCGCTGCACACGCCGCCCGCGCCCGGCGAGTGGTCTGCCAACGATATACTGGCGCATCTGCGCGCGTGCGCGGATAAGTGGGGGGACTACATGGCGTGGATTCTGACGCAGGATCATCCGATCTTTCAGGCGGTCAATCCGCGGACCTGGATCAAGAAGACGGACTATCCCGACCAGGCGTTTCATGTCTCGTTCCGCGCCTTTGCCGCGCAGCGCGAGGATCTGCTGGCGATGCTGCGTCCCCTGACGCCCGAGCAGTGCGCGCGGGCGGCCACGGTGACCGGGGCCGGTAGGCCGGTCGAACGCACGGTGCACAACTATGCGGATCGCATGGCCCGCCACGAGCGCCCGCACGTCGGCCAGATCGAGCGCACCATCGAGGCCGTACGCGCGTTGAAGCCCTGA
- the truB gene encoding tRNA pseudouridine(55) synthase TruB, translating to MSVPEPPVFGLLNVNKPSGPTSHDIVARVRRGTRVKKVGHAGTLDPLATGVLVLCLGSATRLAEYVMGSTKTYHARVHFGVETTTYDAEGEITARDDALVTREAVEAALPAFRGDLAQVPPMYSAIQQDGRRLYDLARAGQEVERPPRPVTIERLELLAWEPPCAELEVVCSPGTYIRSLAYDLGRAVGVGAHLAALERAASGSFTVADAVSWPDLEAAMAAGTWREWLLPPERAVAHLPAVELDDETAARVRNGVRVEAADARGLARGVDADGRLVAVLEGKGRAWKPHKVFSV from the coding sequence ATGTCCGTCCCAGAGCCTCCGGTTTTCGGCCTGCTGAACGTGAACAAACCGTCCGGCCCGACCAGCCACGACATCGTGGCGCGGGTGCGGCGTGGCACGCGCGTGAAGAAGGTCGGCCACGCCGGGACGCTCGATCCGTTGGCGACGGGCGTGTTGGTGCTGTGTTTGGGTTCTGCCACACGGCTGGCCGAATATGTGATGGGATCGACCAAGACCTACCATGCGCGCGTGCACTTCGGCGTCGAGACGACCACCTACGACGCCGAGGGTGAGATCACGGCGCGGGACGACGCGCTCGTTACGCGGGAGGCGGTCGAGGCGGCGCTGCCCGCCTTTCGCGGCGATCTCGCGCAGGTTCCCCCCATGTACAGCGCCATCCAGCAGGACGGGCGGCGATTGTACGATCTCGCCCGCGCCGGGCAGGAGGTCGAGCGCCCGCCGCGTCCGGTGACCATCGAGCGGCTGGAGCTGCTGGCCTGGGAGCCGCCGTGCGCCGAGCTGGAAGTTGTCTGCTCGCCGGGTACGTATATCCGTAGCCTCGCGTACGACCTGGGGCGCGCGGTCGGCGTGGGCGCGCATCTGGCCGCGCTGGAACGCGCTGCGAGCGGATCGTTTACCGTGGCCGACGCCGTAAGTTGGCCGGACCTTGAGGCGGCGATGGCGGCAGGCACATGGCGCGAGTGGCTTCTGCCGCCGGAGCGCGCGGTGGCGCATCTGCCCGCCGTGGAGCTGGACGACGAGACGGCGGCGCGCGTCCGCAACGGCGTGCGCGTCGAGGCGGCGGACGCACGCGGACTGGCGCGCGGCGTGGACGCGGATGGGCGTCTGGTTGCCGTGCTGGAAGGCAAGGGCCGTGCCTGGAAGCCGCATAAAGTGTTCAGCGTTTAG
- the rbfA gene encoding 30S ribosome-binding factor RbfA has product MTIKQERAARLIQDILSTLLMIEVTDPALDGITVTGVKVDREIEYADVYVHVLDEERRDEVMAGLQRASGFLRHELAQRIRYRNTPVLHFHWDVALERGERIDSLLDQLNIQPETPTPTEEQDSDEA; this is encoded by the coding sequence ATGACGATCAAACAGGAACGCGCTGCGCGCCTGATTCAGGATATTCTCAGTACGCTGCTTATGATAGAAGTGACCGATCCCGCGCTGGACGGCATCACCGTGACCGGCGTTAAAGTGGATCGGGAAATCGAATATGCCGACGTTTATGTGCATGTTCTGGACGAAGAACGGCGCGACGAAGTAATGGCCGGGCTTCAGCGGGCCAGCGGTTTCTTGCGGCATGAGCTGGCCCAGCGTATACGTTATCGCAATACGCCCGTGCTGCACTTTCATTGGGATGTGGCGTTGGAGCGCGGCGAGCGCATCGACAGCCTGCTGGACCAATTGAACATCCAGCCGGAGACTCCCACGCCAACCGAGGAGCAGGATTCGGATGAAGCTTGA
- a CDS encoding aminotransferase class I/II-fold pyridoxal phosphate-dependent enzyme translates to MDIAPFKLERFFVPYEFSARYLLGSSDCETLAIRDLLAYEPDAAEQFLDLRLGYTESQGAPDLRAEIAGLYETIAPEQVLVFAGAGEAIFTFMNAALRAGDHGIVHAPGYQSLYEVARANGCDVSLWMAREDDGWSLDLDWLRDNLRPNTRAVVVNFPHNPTGALMDAATQRALADLLAERGVLLFSDEVYRGLEHDPADQLPAACDLFEGAVSLGVMSKTYGLAGLRIGWLATRDRGLFERLVAFKDYTTICNSAPSEFLSTLALRHRETIVARNLGIIRRNLDALDAFFAAHAEVFDWQRPRAGSTAFPRLWGEASAEAFCIDLVERQGVMLLPSTCFFYGDRHFRLGYGRANLPEALAQFDAYLQSRMLL, encoded by the coding sequence GTGGACATCGCACCGTTCAAGCTGGAACGCTTTTTCGTGCCGTACGAGTTCAGCGCGCGCTACCTGCTCGGCAGCTCCGACTGCGAGACGCTGGCGATCCGCGATCTGCTGGCCTACGAGCCGGATGCCGCCGAACAGTTCCTCGATCTGCGGCTGGGGTATACGGAATCGCAGGGCGCGCCGGACCTGCGCGCCGAGATCGCCGGACTGTACGAGACGATCGCGCCGGAGCAGGTACTCGTTTTTGCGGGCGCGGGGGAGGCGATTTTCACCTTCATGAACGCCGCGCTGCGGGCGGGCGATCACGGCATCGTGCACGCGCCGGGCTACCAATCGCTGTACGAAGTGGCGCGGGCCAACGGCTGCGACGTGTCGCTGTGGATGGCGCGCGAGGACGACGGCTGGTCACTGGACCTGGACTGGCTGCGCGACAACCTGCGGCCCAATACGCGCGCCGTGGTGGTCAACTTTCCGCATAACCCGACCGGCGCCCTGATGGACGCTGCCACGCAGCGCGCCCTGGCCGATCTGCTGGCGGAGCGCGGCGTGCTGCTGTTCAGCGACGAGGTGTATCGCGGCCTGGAGCACGATCCCGCCGACCAACTGCCCGCCGCGTGCGATCTGTTCGAAGGCGCGGTATCGCTGGGCGTGATGTCCAAGACCTACGGGCTGGCGGGGCTGCGCATCGGCTGGCTGGCGACGCGGGATCGCGGGCTGTTCGAGCGGCTGGTTGCGTTCAAGGACTACACGACCATCTGCAACAGCGCGCCGAGTGAATTCCTGAGCACGCTGGCGCTGCGCCACCGCGAGACGATCGTGGCGCGAAACCTGGGCATCATCCGGCGCAACCTCGACGCGCTGGACGCGTTTTTTGCCGCGCACGCGGAGGTGTTTGACTGGCAGCGCCCGCGCGCCGGATCGACGGCCTTTCCGCGTTTGTGGGGCGAGGCGAGCGCCGAAGCGTTCTGCATCGACCTCGTTGAGCGGCAGGGTGTCATGCTGCTGCCGAGCACGTGCTTCTTCTATGGCGACCGGCATTTCCGCCTGGGCTACGGGCGCGCCAACCTGCCGGAAGCCCTCGCGCAGTTTGACGCGTACTTACAGTCTCGTATGCTTCTTTAG
- a CDS encoding proline--tRNA ligase: protein MRLSDLFTRTLRDAPSDADLPSHQLAIRAGLVRPVAAGSYAVLPLGRRVMRRIEAIMREEMEALGAQEIVLPVVQPAEVWAASGRLYAFDGVLQGFTSEAGRDFVLAPTGEELVALLAAREVESYKHLPQLVYQIHTKYRNEPRPRGGLIRLREFSMKDAYSLDATVEGLDRVYERILAAYDRIFARVGLDVVPVEADSGAMGGRASTEYMLAHAQGESALVRCDRCDYAASDEAAVFAHLPPEPVALDPVRKVATPECKTIQQLADFLGIPASQTLKAVFFVDERPGDTEDEFVFVVIRGDLDVNEAKLLRALGGGTLRAATDDEIRAVGAEPGYASPIGLTREVTVIADLSVRAGANFAAGANEAGYHFTGINVPRDFDPARVEDIALVYEGAPCPRCDGGSLHLDRAIELGHCFKIGTRYSDALNVTYLDERGVSLPVIMGSYGIGLERLMAAIIESHHDEHGIVWPASVAPFAVHVVVLGKEPQYADLAAQVVHDLEAAGLSVLLDDRADSPGVKFADADLIGVPLRVTVSKKAAEQGGVEVKRRAEADRRVIPLADVVAWAQNEG, encoded by the coding sequence ATGCGACTGTCCGACCTGTTCACCCGCACCCTGCGCGATGCGCCGTCCGACGCGGATCTGCCCAGCCACCAGTTGGCGATCCGGGCCGGGCTGGTGCGCCCTGTCGCTGCCGGGAGCTACGCCGTGCTGCCCCTGGGCCGCCGCGTGATGCGCCGCATCGAAGCGATTATGCGCGAGGAGATGGAAGCGCTCGGCGCACAGGAGATCGTGCTGCCGGTGGTGCAGCCTGCGGAGGTGTGGGCGGCGAGCGGGCGGTTGTACGCGTTCGATGGCGTGCTCCAGGGCTTTACGAGCGAGGCGGGCCGCGACTTCGTGCTCGCGCCGACCGGCGAGGAACTCGTCGCGCTGCTGGCCGCGCGCGAAGTCGAGAGCTACAAGCACCTGCCGCAGCTCGTGTACCAGATCCACACCAAGTACCGCAACGAGCCGCGCCCGCGCGGTGGGCTCATCCGGCTGCGCGAGTTCAGCATGAAGGACGCCTACTCGCTGGACGCCACGGTCGAGGGGCTGGATCGCGTCTACGAGCGCATCCTGGCCGCGTACGACCGGATTTTCGCCCGCGTCGGGCTGGACGTCGTGCCGGTCGAGGCCGACAGCGGCGCGATGGGCGGGCGCGCCAGCACCGAGTATATGCTGGCCCATGCGCAGGGTGAGTCGGCACTCGTGCGCTGCGACCGCTGCGACTACGCGGCCAGCGACGAAGCGGCGGTGTTCGCGCACCTGCCGCCGGAACCGGTCGCGCTCGACCCGGTACGGAAGGTCGCTACGCCGGAGTGCAAGACGATCCAGCAGCTTGCGGATTTTCTGGGCATCCCGGCATCGCAGACGCTCAAGGCGGTGTTTTTCGTGGACGAGCGCCCCGGCGATACGGAAGACGAATTTGTGTTCGTCGTCATTCGCGGCGACCTGGATGTGAACGAGGCCAAGCTGCTGCGCGCGCTGGGCGGTGGCACGCTGCGCGCGGCGACCGACGACGAGATCCGGGCCGTGGGCGCGGAGCCGGGTTACGCCAGCCCGATCGGCCTGACGCGCGAGGTGACCGTCATCGCGGATCTGTCGGTGCGGGCGGGCGCGAACTTCGCCGCCGGGGCCAACGAAGCGGGTTACCACTTCACCGGGATCAACGTCCCGCGCGACTTCGATCCGGCGCGCGTGGAGGACATCGCGCTGGTGTACGAGGGCGCGCCGTGCCCGCGCTGCGACGGCGGATCGCTGCACCTGGATCGCGCGATAGAATTGGGCCACTGCTTCAAGATCGGGACGCGCTACAGCGACGCGCTGAACGTGACCTACCTGGACGAGCGCGGCGTCTCGCTGCCGGTGATTATGGGCAGCTACGGGATCGGGCTGGAACGGCTGATGGCCGCGATCATCGAATCGCACCACGACGAGCACGGCATCGTGTGGCCCGCCAGCGTCGCGCCGTTCGCCGTGCACGTGGTCGTGCTGGGCAAAGAACCGCAGTACGCCGATCTCGCGGCGCAGGTCGTGCACGACCTGGAAGCGGCGGGCCTATCCGTGCTGCTCGATGACCGTGCCGACTCGCCGGGCGTGAAGTTCGCGGACGCGGACCTGATCGGCGTGCCGCTGCGCGTGACGGTCAGCAAGAAGGCGGCGGAGCAGGGCGGTGTGGAGGTCAAGCGCCGCGCCGAAGCGGATCGCCGCGTGATCCCGCTGGCGGACGTGGTGGCCTGGGCGCAAAACGAAGGATAA
- the rnpM gene encoding RNase P modulator RnpM has product MDAVNKAASKGGRRRHVPQRTCIVCRSTADKRTLTRLVRTPDDGVHIDPTGKQNGRGAYLCDQRACWERALETDVLAKALRTTLTEADRERIRAAQPRSALD; this is encoded by the coding sequence GTGGACGCCGTGAATAAGGCGGCTTCGAAGGGCGGTCGGCGGCGGCATGTTCCCCAGCGAACGTGCATCGTCTGCCGCAGCACCGCCGACAAGCGCACATTAACACGGTTGGTGCGTACGCCGGATGACGGGGTGCATATCGACCCGACCGGCAAGCAGAACGGACGAGGTGCTTATTTGTGCGATCAGCGCGCCTGCTGGGAGCGCGCCCTAGAGACGGACGTGTTGGCAAAGGCTCTGCGCACCACGTTGACCGAAGCGGATCGGGAACGGATACGGGCGGCGCAGCCACGATCAGCCCTCGATTGA
- a CDS encoding cation diffusion facilitator family transporter, whose translation MEVIHSGTASHRRALWIVLSLTGVFLAVEFVTGLLTNSLALVADAAHMLTDVGGLALALFAAWISTKPRTAEKTYGYYRVEIMAALLNAVVLFGTGLYILYEAYQRFRDPPEVVSVPMLIVAVIGLVVNLIGIRVLHGASQESLNLQGAFLEVVSDTLGSLGVIIAAAVMWAFGWMLADPVISVVISVFIFPRAWKLMGEAVHVLLEGAPADVDVSEVRAALAGIEGVAGVHDLHVWTITTGADSLSAHVVLAQGATIDRAQRVLDTIRVLTQEQFGIAHTTIQIEPSSLEREEPAL comes from the coding sequence ATGGAAGTAATTCATTCGGGCACGGCGTCCCACCGGCGGGCGCTGTGGATCGTGTTGAGCCTGACCGGCGTGTTCCTGGCCGTCGAGTTCGTGACTGGGCTGCTGACCAACAGCCTTGCGCTGGTCGCGGACGCCGCGCACATGCTTACCGACGTGGGCGGGCTGGCGTTGGCGTTGTTCGCCGCGTGGATCTCCACTAAGCCGCGCACGGCGGAGAAGACGTACGGGTACTACCGCGTCGAGATCATGGCCGCGCTGCTCAACGCCGTGGTGCTGTTTGGGACCGGGCTGTACATTCTGTACGAGGCGTACCAGCGTTTCCGCGATCCGCCGGAGGTGGTCAGCGTGCCGATGCTGATCGTGGCGGTGATCGGGCTGGTGGTCAACCTGATCGGCATTCGCGTGCTGCACGGTGCCTCGCAGGAGAGCCTGAACCTGCAGGGCGCGTTTCTGGAAGTGGTCAGCGACACACTCGGATCGCTGGGTGTGATCATCGCAGCAGCGGTGATGTGGGCCTTCGGCTGGATGCTGGCTGACCCGGTCATCAGCGTGGTGATCAGTGTATTCATTTTCCCGCGCGCGTGGAAGCTGATGGGCGAGGCGGTGCACGTTTTGCTCGAAGGTGCACCGGCAGATGTGGACGTGTCCGAGGTGCGCGCGGCGCTGGCCGGGATCGAGGGCGTGGCGGGCGTGCACGACCTACACGTGTGGACGATCACGACAGGCGCGGACAGCCTGAGCGCGCACGTGGTGCTGGCGCAGGGCGCGACCATCGACCGCGCGCAGCGCGTGCTGGACACGATCCGCGTTTTAACCCAGGAGCAGTTTGGCATCGCGCACACCACGATCCAGATCGAGCCGTCGAGCCTGGAACGTGAAGAACCGGCGTTGTAG
- the nusA gene encoding transcription termination factor NusA — protein sequence MKSDFTLAFNEIVETRALPREVVLDALSQALISAYRRDANISSNQKVDARIDMTGHSQIYLEKEVSETVENEQTEVALDVARELNPEAQLGDTIMVPVQTRASFGRIAAQTAKQVILQRIREAERETLYDEFVEREGDLVTGTVQSVTSGALTVSLGRAEAVMPRAQQIPGERYRHHDKIRAYVMEVKKNSRGPQIVVSRAHKNMLRRLLEYEVPEIYNGQVEIKNIAREAGHRSKVAVAALQEGVDPVGACVGMRGIRIQNIVKELSDEKIDVIEWNADPAAFIAKALSPARVSNMLLEEDPDTGRTATVLVPDDQLSLAIGREGQNARLAAKLTGWRIDIKSVSEAATTAFDKIDRPPLNQLKQSSAALVEEIARIIEKKRASRPIQPEEFRTLTDFASEAENLMLQEREASRSERKAMMDTVRALVPERAFTMDIGELELDEDINRALSKISNVGDLMVRMLAEEPVLEQMLRQGGAGEDAMEAIRFALDDLVILSPEEEAEAAAVAAEEEAAAAAKAEVEAEPVAEAPQPVVDKTEPLLPVDDALLSYQPAAEADAVEEEASLDEVVLPAFVEPEPAAPPATETEAEKARRKGPKPQPKEWERALEPDGDDADKTKAKKKARELVFDEERGEVVAKRRRKRSRGSQGEWDEFLS from the coding sequence ATGAAGAGTGATTTCACCCTGGCATTCAACGAAATTGTCGAAACGCGCGCGCTGCCGCGAGAGGTCGTGCTTGACGCGCTGTCACAGGCGCTGATCTCGGCCTACCGCCGCGATGCCAATATTTCCTCGAACCAGAAGGTCGATGCCCGCATCGATATGACCGGGCATTCACAGATCTACCTGGAAAAAGAGGTTTCGGAAACGGTCGAGAACGAGCAGACCGAGGTGGCGCTGGACGTCGCCCGCGAGTTGAATCCTGAGGCACAGTTGGGCGACACGATTATGGTGCCGGTCCAGACGCGTGCCAGCTTCGGGCGTATCGCGGCGCAGACGGCCAAGCAGGTCATCTTGCAGCGTATCCGTGAAGCCGAGCGCGAAACGCTTTACGACGAGTTCGTGGAGCGTGAAGGCGATCTGGTCACCGGCACGGTGCAGAGTGTCACCAGTGGCGCGCTGACCGTCAGCCTGGGGCGTGCGGAGGCAGTCATGCCGCGCGCGCAGCAGATCCCCGGCGAGCGCTACCGCCATCACGATAAGATTCGCGCGTACGTGATGGAAGTCAAGAAAAACAGTCGCGGGCCGCAGATCGTGGTCAGCCGCGCGCACAAGAACATGCTGCGCCGCTTGCTGGAATACGAAGTGCCGGAGATTTACAACGGGCAGGTCGAGATCAAGAACATCGCCCGCGAAGCCGGACACCGCTCGAAGGTGGCCGTCGCCGCGCTGCAAGAGGGCGTGGACCCGGTCGGCGCGTGCGTCGGCATGCGCGGTATTCGTATCCAGAACATCGTCAAGGAACTGAGCGACGAGAAGATCGACGTGATCGAGTGGAATGCCGATCCCGCCGCTTTCATCGCCAAGGCACTCAGCCCGGCGCGCGTCAGCAACATGCTGCTGGAAGAAGATCCCGACACGGGCCGCACCGCGACCGTGCTGGTGCCCGACGACCAGCTCTCGCTGGCGATTGGACGCGAAGGACAGAACGCGCGTCTGGCCGCCAAGCTGACCGGCTGGCGCATCGACATCAAGAGCGTGTCCGAGGCCGCAACCACGGCCTTCGACAAGATCGACCGCCCGCCGCTGAACCAGCTCAAGCAGTCGAGTGCGGCACTGGTCGAGGAAATCGCGCGCATCATCGAAAAGAAGCGCGCCAGCCGCCCAATTCAGCCCGAAGAGTTCCGCACGCTGACCGATTTTGCGAGCGAAGCCGAAAATCTGATGCTGCAGGAGCGCGAAGCGAGCCGGTCCGAGCGCAAGGCGATGATGGATACCGTCCGCGCGCTGGTGCCGGAACGGGCGTTCACGATGGACATCGGCGAACTGGAACTCGATGAGGACATCAACCGCGCACTGTCGAAGATCAGCAACGTCGGCGACCTGATGGTGCGTATGCTGGCCGAAGAACCCGTGCTGGAGCAGATGCTGCGCCAGGGCGGGGCGGGCGAAGACGCGATGGAGGCCATCCGGTTTGCGCTGGACGACCTCGTGATCCTCAGCCCGGAGGAAGAAGCCGAGGCTGCCGCCGTTGCTGCGGAAGAAGAAGCGGCTGCCGCCGCGAAGGCCGAAGTCGAAGCCGAGCCGGTCGCGGAAGCCCCGCAGCCGGTGGTCGACAAGACGGAGCCGCTGCTGCCGGTGGACGACGCGCTGCTGAGCTACCAGCCCGCCGCAGAAGCCGACGCGGTCGAAGAGGAAGCGTCCCTGGACGAGGTCGTGCTCCCGGCGTTTGTCGAGCCGGAACCGGCAGCTCCCCCCGCCACCGAGACGGAGGCCGAAAAGGCGCGCCGCAAGGGGCCGAAACCGCAACCCAAAGAATGGGAGCGCGCGCTGGAGCCTGACGGCGATGATGCCGACAAGACGAAGGCGAAAAAGAAGGCACGCGAGCTGGTGTTCGACGAGGAACGCGGTGAAGTGGTGGCCAAGCGCCGCCGCAAGCGTTCTCGTGGTAGCCAGGGCGAATGGGATGAGTTCCTCAGTTAG
- the infB gene encoding translation initiation factor IF-2: MAQEKQIIEVPDFLTVRELADLMEASPIEVMKELISNGIMASINQQIDYDTAAIVLDGLGYDARPLTAPESEVAEDADDLPPWRRLYAGEDPSKLIRRPPVVTVLGHVDHGKTSLLDAIRQAHVQEGEAGGITQHIGAYQVKLGDNLITFLDTPGHEAFTAMRSRGAQGADIAVLVVAADDGVMPTTREALAHIRAAHVPVVVALNKIDKSNANPEFVKQQLADVGLSSDEWGGDTLVVPVSAKTQTGIDDLLEAILLVAEEIDIRANPDHSAAGTVLEGRVHANRGSIATLLVQNGTLHTGDVVVAGQAQGRIKGMFDEFGKQVTEAEPSRPVIVMGLDEPPHAGDLFEVVKSVKEARAITANRRDAAAAAVSRPVQTYTLEEIFSRFQAGDAKELRLIIKVDVNGSLEPVVNSVESAATKDLTVRVLHADVGEITENDVNLASASNAIILGFNVEADSAALRVAESTGVDIRTYSVIYKLIEDVELALTGMLDPVYADRTVGVAEVRRVIRVPRVGAIAGCYVLEGVVRRNAKTRVVRIGQTLAEGVGVSSLKRFEEDVREVRKDFECGIGLDGFHDFEEGDRIEFYVRERVN, from the coding sequence ATGGCTCAGGAAAAACAAATCATCGAAGTACCTGACTTTTTGACGGTCCGCGAACTTGCGGATCTGATGGAAGCCAGCCCGATTGAGGTCATGAAGGAACTGATCAGCAACGGGATCATGGCGTCCATCAACCAGCAGATCGACTACGATACCGCCGCGATCGTGCTGGATGGGCTGGGCTACGACGCCCGCCCGCTGACCGCCCCCGAATCGGAGGTGGCCGAAGATGCCGACGATCTGCCCCCGTGGCGCCGCCTGTACGCGGGCGAAGATCCGTCCAAGTTGATCCGCCGCCCGCCGGTCGTGACCGTGCTGGGCCACGTCGACCACGGCAAGACCTCGCTGCTGGACGCAATCCGGCAGGCGCACGTGCAGGAAGGCGAAGCCGGTGGTATCACGCAGCACATCGGCGCGTATCAGGTCAAGCTGGGCGATAACCTGATTACGTTCCTCGACACGCCGGGCCACGAAGCGTTTACCGCGATGCGCTCGCGCGGGGCGCAGGGCGCGGACATCGCCGTGCTGGTCGTCGCTGCAGACGACGGCGTCATGCCGACCACGCGCGAGGCGCTGGCGCATATTCGCGCCGCGCACGTGCCGGTGGTCGTGGCGCTGAACAAGATCGACAAGTCCAACGCCAACCCGGAGTTCGTCAAGCAGCAGTTGGCGGATGTCGGCCTCAGCTCGGACGAGTGGGGCGGCGACACGCTGGTCGTGCCGGTCAGCGCCAAGACGCAGACGGGCATCGACGACCTGCTGGAAGCGATCCTGCTGGTCGCGGAGGAAATTGATATCCGCGCCAACCCCGATCACTCGGCGGCTGGCACAGTGCTCGAAGGGCGCGTGCACGCCAATCGCGGCTCGATTGCGACGCTGCTCGTGCAAAACGGCACGCTGCACACCGGCGACGTGGTGGTTGCAGGGCAGGCACAGGGCCGCATCAAGGGCATGTTCGACGAGTTCGGCAAGCAGGTCACGGAAGCCGAGCCGTCGCGCCCGGTGATCGTGATGGGCCTGGACGAGCCGCCGCACGCCGGGGACCTGTTCGAAGTGGTCAAGAGCGTCAAAGAAGCGCGCGCGATTACCGCCAACCGGCGCGACGCTGCCGCAGCGGCAGTTTCGCGTCCTGTACAGACATACACGCTGGAGGAGATCTTCAGCCGCTTCCAGGCAGGCGACGCCAAAGAGCTGCGCCTGATCATCAAGGTGGACGTGAACGGCTCGCTGGAGCCGGTCGTCAACTCGGTCGAGAGTGCGGCGACGAAGGATCTGACCGTCCGCGTGCTGCACGCCGACGTGGGCGAGATCACCGAGAACGACGTGAACCTCGCCAGCGCGTCGAACGCGATCATCCTCGGTTTCAACGTCGAGGCAGACTCTGCTGCCCTGCGTGTCGCGGAATCGACCGGTGTGGACATCCGCACGTACAGCGTGATTTACAAGCTGATCGAAGACGTCGAGCTGGCGCTGACCGGTATGCTCGATCCGGTGTATGCGGACCGGACGGTGGGCGTGGCCGAAGTGCGCCGCGTGATCCGCGTGCCGCGCGTGGGCGCGATCGCCGGGTGCTACGTGCTGGAAGGCGTCGTGCGCCGCAACGCCAAGACGCGCGTCGTGCGCATCGGCCAGACCCTTGCCGAAGGGGTCGGGGTCAGCAGCCTGAAGCGCTTCGAAGAAGACGTGCGCGAAGTGCGCAAGGACTTCGAGTGCGGCATCGGGCTGGATGGCTTCCACGACTTTGAAGAGGGCGACCGCATCGAGTTCTACGTCCGCGAGCGTGTGAACTAA